The genomic region TAAAGTACAATAGATACCTCCAGAAGACCTTGCCCAAGCCACCCACACGGGTGAATATCTGATTGTGAATTATTGCTTAAGAGATGGCATTTTTGTATACTTTCCTAAGTGACGGCTGGTGGTCCACTGTACCGTTTATGCTCAGACAAAAGCATAGTGATGCTTGTCTCCCAATAATGCAATCAAGATAAGATAAATTATCATTATGATAAGCGTCCACCCACAACATTAATGCAATGAAGACAGTCTATATTGAAAGGGACTAATTTATTTTCAGTTTAGATTATTTGTGGTGTTTGGCGTTTCTCATCACTATGGCTGGCACTACCATTCTCAAGCTACGAGGAAATATTTCAAttactaattctaattctaattatatTTCTAATCCCTCTCTCTAATTAAAGTATATAAAAaatctcaaaaccaaaaaaatcttttCTAATGATATTGTGATTCGATTCAATCCTTCGAAATGGGGATGGATAGGAAATCACACGTCATTTCTGAACCAAAAATATGGGGATTATCTGATTGTGAATTATTGATGGCATTTAGATTTGCTTTCCGAAGCAGTGATGGGTAGTGGCCCAGTGTACTGAATATGCTTAAACAAAGTGATGCTTGTCTCCCAATAGTGCAAAGAAGATAAGCTAAATGAATTTATCTCCCTTATTGGTATTACCGCTGATTGTGAATTACAATTATGATACTCTATTTAAAAGGAATTCATTTACTTCCACTTTAGACTATTTGTGGCGTTTTGGTGATTTTCTTCACTATGGCTGGAACTACAATTCTCAAGCTTGGGCTCTGTGGAAGCATATTCTGTCTCATGATGCATCTTCTTCTGGTATGTCGTAATTTAATATATGCACCCATGAAAACTGTATATGAGATTTTTAGTTAAGTAAATAGATAGCTAGAAAATTCtgtattatttattttctttaaatttgaaaaTCTATCATGAGAAAGATCTCTAATTATAGCAATTAATATAATTGATATTTAAATCAAAGATCTATTATCAGGATGAAATTTTATATGTTCGTTTATTTGCATCATGTTCAAATTTGGCAGGCTGGTGATGAGTCAGCGTTGTCTGTATGGGAAGATGAACTCCATGGGCTAAGGATGCCCAGCGAACTGGCTCTCTTTATGTCTCCCTTAGACCGTGAGGAAACTTTGTTGCTTGCAGATGGGTTTGCAACGAAAGGCCTGCAGGCTATTGCGGAGGAAAATAGTTTGTGCAAAAGAGCAGGGCTTTTATGTGAAAAAACTCAGATATCAAAGTTGGATCCATGCGATGCAAGGAAGCCATACAAGAAAAGAAAGCTACTAGACCTTGTACAAGATGGTTTTGTGACTGGTTGCCAACAAACAGTAACGCCAAATGACGTGGAGGGGAAGCAATTACACAGTAATTTCTTCCGAGTAAAAGAAATCATTACAGCTGGAGAAAAGCTGTTATTTCCTGATTTTCATGACGATGCTGTCAATGAGAATGTATCCTTTCTCCCACATAAAATTGCCCAAAACATTCCTTTCCAAAGCCAACAAGTGTTGAACATAGTAGAGGCCTTTCACATTCCATCCACCGGATCGGAGCTTCTCATAAAGGAAATGGATTCAACTCTTAAGGTATGTGAAGCACCTCCTTCTAGCATAGAGACCAAACGATGTGTTATTTCTATAGAGTTTATGGCAGAGTTTCTGTCCAGTGTCATTGGTGGGTCCAACCATATGCAGAATGTTGAAGTGGTGGAGGGCATTGTCTCAACCAAAAAACTCTCCAAACGTGTGGTTACAGTAAAGGGTGCAAAACTCTTGGCTCCATCCTCAATCAAACATGTGGCTTGTCACTCTATGTTATTTCCTTTTAAAGTTTATTACTGTCATTATGTGAAGAGTACAAATATGTATTTGGTAGGATTGAAGGATGAGCAAAGTGGAATTGAGCAGAATGTGGTTGCTGAATGTCATATGGATACTAAACCTTATCCTGCTGAAAGCCTGGCGCTGCTCGACCTCAAACTAAAACCAGGAGAGGGCGAATTTTGTCACTGGGTACCTAGCGATACTCTTCTTTTCACCGAGAAGGTTTGAATTTAAGTGATAAAACTATCCTATTTGAATAAAGGAGCTCGGAAATCCTGTGATATAAGGTCACAAGAGCAAGGATGAATTGGCTTCAACTTATTGTCAATAATATCTATTGTTTTCAGATAGGAGCTAGGAAATCCTGTGGTATAAGATCACAAGAGCAAGGATGAGATTGGCTTCAACCTATATGTCAATAATATCTATAGTTTTCAAATAGGAGCTTGTAAATCTTTGATAAAAGATCACAAGAGAAGGATGAGATTGGCTTCAATGTatgttaataatatttattatttgctGTTCATTATTCTCTTTGTATTTGTTTGGTCTTTTTCAATAATTGAAAATTGTACATATGTAGGTTCATTTAGCAATAATATTTATAAATGTGTAAAGgtgaaaattatatattttttttaattttgttttagttttttatGTAATGGTTAGTATACATGATATATTTAATTTTAGAGAGTATAtgtttttaatctaatttaattttGTATCAACATATTTTAAGAATTGGTTCTaagctttaatttatttattttcttctaatttaaaattatattatgaaATTCAACTTAATTCAAGTATAAAATTGACCCTtatcttttgaaaaattcaaattcaaaattcaaattgtgcTCATATCACCCAACTTCTATTAGACACTATGTGTGACTCCAAGCAAAAAAATGGTATTTTAAATTGTATTATTAAATGTTTATAAAAATtttaatagaatgtttataaaaaagACAAACTTTAATTCATTTTAGACAATCCAAATCCTTAAAGATTTGTTGCATACCATTATCATAAAAGTATAAcattaatattatgttatattatcatCGACATATGTAATAGCAAATAAGAATATTGCATAGCAACTTTATGTCTTCTCACTAAAGAGagtaagaaaaaaaaaaactttgtctTCTATCTTAGTTTGCATGACATTAAATTTGTCTAATCAAGGTTTTAACTAAGGATAATATTAATCAAGGTTTTAACTAAGGATAATATGAATCTTACAAGTAGCAAAATCTTTACATGTGCATAACGATCAatattttttaattgtattttttttaaatactcaAAGGAGGGGGTAATAGTAATTAAAATGCAAGAATCTCCAAATTTATTTGCTCAACTCAAATTTATTTACTCAACTCAAATTAATTTTCTCCTATAGAACATATCAACTTTACATCCCACTCTTACTAAAAGTCAAAATAGAGTTCATTATACTATAAGTCAAGCATGTATTTTGTTAATAATCACATAGAAATATTTTGTATTCCAACACTACCAAGCCACAACTAGAGATAAGTGaataaatattttcttattttataaAGCATGGTTGGCTAATTCCAATTTACTATATGTGCTCTTATATATGCACTATTAATTGTATTTGCTTTCACAACTTAATTTACATGTCCTAGATATTTGAAAATAattcatttttatctttttattttgggAAACCCAATGTGTCAAATACTCTTTTAGGTTTTTGAATTGGGGTTTATtcctaatttttatttattttctcaaatctaaaactAGGTTGGCAACCAGCAGTGGTAAATAATTCACTATTATCGCTTACCACCTATAACTATAGTTTCTCAAAAAGTGGTTTCCTTTTGTTGGAGTTATTTTTTCAACCTTACAAGTCCATGAATCACCTACAATCACAACACTGTAAGAAATATAGATCAAGCATGAATAATTTCTCAACATCTTGATAATTATGTATTTATGAACAAAGATTAATGTTATAATACATGAATGAATCCTAATGAAaatgatgaatgaaaccctagatgcaaaccCTAAATTAAGATTAAATTTGCTAGGGACAAGTGTCATAACCAAAATGAATGTGACAACATACCATTATTAGCCTATTCTAATTAAAGAAAAAAAcacctaattttagcttaagtgaataaagtaataaggACCTAATTATAGAATTAATTAGATAATGTTCTAATTACTCCAACAACCCTCTTTAAGATTAACTTAGGAACAAGAAAGAAAGTTAAttaaaaatgcaaatttgaatggGTCCAAACAATAAAGTCTTGATTATGTACCCATGTACAAACTAATCCAACATATCACAATCAGAGAGAAGGAGAAAGGCCTTATGAGAGAAAATTTTctccaaaagagagagaaaaagaaaagaaaagaattcaTGTGATAGCCCTTAAGATTAACTTATGGATAAGCTAAAGAGATAATGAAGAATGCAAGTATGAATAGGTATCAACAATAAAGGCTTGATTAGGTACCGATGTGCAAACTAATGCAAActctcaaaactaaagaaaaggagaaaaaactaGTGTAAGAAACAtcccctccaaaagagagaaaagatatAGAAAAGAGTACACATGACAAGCATGAAGGACAAAAGATATCCCACTAAGTGTTGAATTAGTTACATATGTAGAATCATAACCCACCCATAAGAAAGAAAGCTTATTTATCCCCAATAAGAGAGAAACTCCAATACTAAGGATAAAGGCTTGAGGACAAATGATGATGAATATCCAAGAGAGGTAAACCATATTCATCTCCTTAGGAAGAAACGAATCCAATGGCCAATGAAAAATAATTTCCATGAAATGATATAGGAGGAAAGGCCTCAAGATGTGTTGCATGGAGGACTACTCAAATGTTCATGCATGTCTGAATAAAAATATGCCAAATCAGAAGAAAAAATACAGACAACTGTTAAGATACTTGATGAACAACCCCAAGAGGCATTGATGAAGATAAGATGATAGAAGTGCTCAATATTCCATCAAACAAGAATCATATATCCttaatcatgtccccaatgtctagagtgtgtgatatATCAAATAGTCCTACAATATCTAGTGAGTACATGTCCCACACTACTAAAACTATAAGGAAAAATTAACCTACTAAACTGAGAAATGTTACCTTAGATATGAAATCCTTGGTTTGAAGTCTCAAATAAGGCTTAATTTTTCTTCAATGATGTTAATGCATGCCTTCATCATGTAGGAACACATTATGACATCATGATTACTAAAAATTAAATTCTTGACTCCTTGATTGTAGACCTGTtcttaattatatttgattgaatgGTCATAAAATGATAAATGATCATTATAAGTTTTAAATGAGAGAGCGATTTatatttatatgcaacttacacATGCTCATATTTAATCTTTTGGGAAGTATGACACAAAGGAGCAATTTCCTGCCACTTACAAAGTTTCCAATTATGATTCAAAAATTGGGGCCAAAAAGATTGGATAGTGGTGTTGGGTGCCCTTGTTTAGGACAAGGATATTGGATTTCCTAGTTCTAGCAATTTGAGCCAAAATAAAGATTGTGAGTAGGGGATTGTTCTAAGTTTCCAAAAATTTTCCCAAAATTAAGCACAATCAAACATGAATCAAGCATAACCACCAAAGTAGGACCACAAGTGTGTGTGAAATTGTAAAGAGAAAAAGTTTAATACACATCATTTATCCCCCACTTCAGCAAGAATATGAGCTTACACTCATACTCGATAAAGTATGGAGAAgaaaaatattctttcatcaagacatcaaagagacaaggCAACACCAAATTAGACAAGGTAGTAGTCCCCAACAATTAGGATCTtat from Cryptomeria japonica chromosome 3, Sugi_1.0, whole genome shotgun sequence harbors:
- the LOC131074437 gene encoding BURP domain-containing protein 16-like — translated: MAGTTILKLGLCGSIFCLMMHLLLAGDESALSVWEDELHGLRMPSELALFMSPLDREETLLLADGFATKGLQAIAEENSLCKRAGLLCEKTQISKLDPCDARKPYKKRKLLDLVQDGFVTGCQQTVTPNDVEGKQLHSNFFRVKEIITAGEKLLFPDFHDDAVNENVSFLPHKIAQNIPFQSQQVLNIVEAFHIPSTGSELLIKEMDSTLKVCEAPPSSIETKRCVISIEFMAEFLSSVIGGSNHMQNVEVVEGIVSTKKLSKRVVTVKGAKLLAPSSIKHVACHSMLFPFKVYYCHYVKSTNMYLVGLKDEQSGIEQNVVAECHMDTKPYPAESLALLDLKLKPGEGEFCHWVPSDTLLFTEKV